The Piliocolobus tephrosceles isolate RC106 chromosome 10, ASM277652v3, whole genome shotgun sequence nucleotide sequence TCAGTCTTTTCCCTACAACTTCACCCTGACTCCTTTCCTTGTTATCTGTCTCCCACTGGTATCATGTCAGACTCCCTGGGACCTGCCTCCTCCCAGTGGTCGTAAGATTCTGTGGTTCAACCCAGGCCTATCTCTTGCTGTCCTGTGAGGCATCTCTGCTCTCCTCAGCCAGCTCATGTTCCTTAAGCCTTAGAGGACTCCGTGGAGACTGCATAACATCTTTGTTTTCTGGTGGTTTGCACTTGGGCAGGTCTTGACAAGCATCATGTTCTTGATGACTGACCTGAACCACTTCCGGAGGGGAGCCGCCGGACAGCTGGAAATCTTTCTGAGTCATTTCAGGAAACATGGCATCGTCATCTTCAttatctttcagattttctagAAATGTCTGAAACTCTTGCACAAGATTATTCAGTTTGCTGACAGACaggctttttctctcttttggtaACTCATCTATCCACTGGTTGTCTCCATTTAGAAGCCTATTAGCTATTGAGTCTGTGTTATCAGAGCTGACGTCCACGTCCCAGGCCAGGAAGATGCTGAGTTTGCAAAACTGCTCCAGTTCATCCTGAATTTGGTCTTGTCTCTTCATGCATCTCCTTATCCTTTCAGTCCCCCATGCCCCTTGGATGGGAGGGAGAAAGTGGATGGAAGGACCCTTGGAAGTTGCGTCTTCACAGGAGGTTGTGTCCTCACAGGGGGTATCCTCACAGGGGAAATAGCCCACAGAGAGGCTCAGGTTTGAACTGGATTTGGAGCTGTAGTCCTCTATGTCGCTGTTAGAGGATGAATATGCCATGGAGTTCAAAGGCACAAATCTCTTTCAACCCGAGAagcttcaaaaaagaaaaaaagaaaaaagaaaaaaatagatgggaCTGGGGAGAAGAGAATCATAGTacttaaacaaaaacattatccattcccttttcttttttctttttgttctgagatggaatctcactctgtctcccaggctggaatgcagtggtgcgatcttggctcactgcaacctcagcctcccgagtagctgggactacaagcacctgccaccacacctagctaatttttgtatttttagtagagatggggtttcaccgtgttgaccaggctggtctcaaactcctgacctcaggtgatccactcaccttggcctcccaaagtgctgagattgtaggtatgagccaccacacccagccctattcCCTTTTCTATTCAGTACTACCCCATTTAGATAGAAGTATTATccaatcttcttcttcttctttttttttttttttttttttttttgagacagaacctctctctgttgttcaggctggagtgcagtggtatggtgtcagctaactgcaacctccgtctcccgggttcaagagattctcttgcttcagcctcccagatagctaggactacaggtgtgtgccaccatgcccggctaattttttgtatttttagtagagaaggagtttcactgtgttagccagggtggtctcgatctgaccttgtgatccacccacctcagcctcccaaagtgctgggattactggcatgaaccaCCGGGCCCGGCCAGTATTATCCAATTTTTACAATCTCTCAGTGAAGGGCAGAAGAGGCAGCCTTCTGCCTTTCAAAACTTATTTCATTGTGTTATAATGCTCTCTACTAAGCATCTTCACTTCTCATCATTTGTCCTACTATGGTTGTAAGATCTTGTGTCATAAAAGAAAAGGATGATCATtgtataaaattggaaaaatatagaaaagtatgaAGATGAAAGTAAATATGCTATAGTCCTACCTTCTAAAGATAATAATAACTATCAAAACATTTTGATGGACTTCCTTatcttttctgtttatataaacacacatatacatatctgTACATTTATACAATATgtccacatatacatatatgtaagtgTGGATATGACATCAGttgaaactgaaattattttatccCATAGCCTACAACAAACACATATATGGTTACTCTGCAATTTTAAACCACTTCTTATTAATGACAATTAGGTGGTAGTTACTGCCTTTACTAAATAAATCTGTAGTAAACCCACTTTTCCATAAATCTTTGAGTAtgtctcttatttttctatatgtagGATTAATGGACCAAACCCCACAAACATATTAAAGTCTCGTGGTAGTTGATACCAAATTACTTTCCAGAAAGCTTTTGGTATTTAGATGCCCATCCTCCCACCATCCGATGGCACTGTTTAGTCCAGCTTTTTCTGTGAAGCCCCAAGTAGGGCTGGAAGaatgtgcacgtgcacacacacacacacacactgtcacacCCTGCCCTGGTAGCTGCCCACCTGGAAGAAGTGCTGCTAACTCCTGAGGCAAAAAGGGGAGACATGAGAAATCTTTCACATCCTGAGTCTCTGTGGCTAAAAGTCCAGCTGTCAGAAGTCTGTGTTCTGAGACTGTTGGTTACCATGGCAACAGAAAGAACCGAGTTAGAGCCAGGAatgtggaaagagaaaaggaaaaaaggggatAGAAAGCCACAGAATCTATCCCTTTGTTTCCAAAATTATCTGTGTCTATACCATCCTGGGCTGAAGAGGATCCCTCTTGAGGGTAGAAGGACAAATGCATGGAGGTTACTTCTCTCTTGTCAGGTGGCAGATGGTTCCCGTCCTTAGGAGATGTAGAGCTCTAAATAAGGGCCATGggtataaacatacacatacatacacacacatgcacacacacgcacagacacacacacacacacagacatgcttacaaatggaaagcagaaaaccAAGAAACGCTTATCTGACCTGCTATTGGATTCATCAATTTTCTTAAGATCTTTTCCCAATATTTGTCTGTCTCCATTTCCGTCTTACAAGATTACAGTTAAAGTTTGCCATGACTCACTCTCAGGTTTTTCACTATAGAACTGGCTTAAATTTGTATATTCTGTTAAATAAGATGTTTAAGGAATTCTGATGATATGATAGAAGAAATAGGCAGAGTTACAGTTAGAAAGAAGCAGCTTCTACTACCCAAGAGATGCAGCCTGACAGGTGCCCACAGACTGCTCACAGCTCCCCTGGGTGATTGTGGACCTGGATTAATCCTGGAAGGTGTTTAAGTCAGAAGCCACATGTTCcctagcatttatttatttatttatttatttgagatggtgtcttgcttttcacccaggccagagtgtagtggcacggtcttagctcactgcaacctccgtctcctgggttcaagcaattatcctgcctcagcctcttgagtagctggggttacaggcatgggccatgacacctggctaactttttgtatttttagtagagatgaggtttctccatgttggtcaggctggtctcaaactcctgacgtcaagtgatctgccctcctcggcctcccaaagtattggtattacagacgtgagccacccaccatgcccggccccatggcatttattttattttattttttatttttagagacggggtctcactctgttgcccaggctggagtgcagtgatgccgtcatagctcactgcagcctcaaactccttggcctcaagcaaatttcctcagcctcccaggtagctaagactacaggtgtataccaccatgcctggctaattttccctAGCACTTATTTAAcacttattatatgccaggtCTTGTACTAAGCACTTGACATGTGTCattttttaatcctcacagcaactcaATCAGTTAAGTATCATCATTTGCCCCATTCAATAGAAGGAACCAAGGCATGAATGGTTGTATAACTCTCTCACATTCCCCGATCATAAACCCAGAACCTGGATTCAAACATAGGTAGTCTGGCTTCAGAGCCCATATCCTGACCTCTACACACTCTTGTCTCAGGAGGCTGACCACCCACCTCCTCCCTGGAAGATTCCTGGAGGAGCTGATCCAGGCCAAAATAAACCCATGTTCTGGTTCCTTGGAAGAAAATCCTTTAAGGGGAACAGCTTGTTCTAAGAGACTTGCAAAAGGTACGTATGGTATACAGGACTGGCCTAACAATGGTGTCCACATTTGGGGCAggctaaaatgaaatttaaaataagtattcaGCTTCCTCTTTGGCATAATGGGATCTGGAGTCCTTGTTCTGGCTTTTCATGAAAACTCAATGACTGCCTTCCAGAACTCTGGGGTCCTAGAAGAGAATTCATAAGTAGTTTCCTCTCCATGCAGCTAGAGTGGAGGTGGTAGGGGTGGAAGCTATGTTTTGTCATTACTCATGGAAATGGAGCACTTTGAActgaatataaacatttaaagaagaaatgattttcctgcctaaaCCAGCAAAGTTTAGAGTGATCCTGAGGACAGAAGAGCTTCAAAGGGAGGCACCCTCAGAGAAAACttgaaattttacttatttataccATTTATCTACAGTATATTTGTAgatatattgtattagtctgttctcacactgctaataaagttatacccaagactgagttgtttataaggaaaaagatttaatggactcacagttccatgtggctggggaggcctcacaatcatggcagaaggcaaaggaggaacaaagtcatgtcttacatggcggcagtcaagagagagagcatgtacaggggaactcccttttataaaactatcacatctcgtgagacttattcactatcacaagaacagcacaggaaagacccaccacCATGtttcaaatacctcccaccaggtctctcccacaacacttgggaattacgggagccacaatttgagatttgggtggggacacagcaaaaccatatcagataTATTCTCtacaatctgtgtgtgtgtacacaactTTTAGTATATACAACTCAGGTCATGAAAGTGCCTGAAACACACTCTTTTTTTGccatagaaaaatacataatcatTTAGGTTTTTCTTTCTAAAGCATCATAGAAATAGCAATGACAGACATCATTCTTAGGATGGTATGCTGAGGAATGTAGTCAATTCTAAATGATAACTTCACTTTCGCTTCCAAAATAAAATCAGGGGATTTGGGGGTCCTCATTAACAATACAcctcatgttaatttttttcttagggCCTTAATTTGACTTGCAGGTCTAGCTTCTCTTGGATTACAATTATTACATTATCTAAGTAGTATAGACTGCCTTATCTCTTGAAGCAAGATCAACTATAATAAAGATTCTCTAAGTTTTAGAAATGGTAGTATGTAGTAACTTTATAATGTTTTAGGCCTGAAGCCAATAATAATTAAGAATTGGAACATTTCCTGAGATCCATTTGACTTGATGGGATTTGGAACCTAAATATATGGAGTAGGAAGTTTCTAATTTAGAAGTTAAGCTGTTATGATGCATAATTTTATTGTGTCATCCTGGCTCGGCCATGTGGTGCTTAAGTATTTGTTCAACATTATTCTGGGGGTGTCCACGAGGGCATTTCTGTATGGACTagtatttgaatcagtagacccagtaaagcagattgccctccccaaTGTGGGTGGACATCATCCTATCCACTGAGGCCTGAGTGAAAAAAAGCACTGAGTAAAGGAGATTTTGCACAGTCCTTCTCTGCTCCTGGAATCAGACTGGCACTTACACTATTAGCCCTCCTGCTTCTCAAGCCTTCAGACTCAGATTGGAATTATACCATTGGGTTTTCTGGGTCTCCAGTTTGCAGTTGGCAGATCTTGAGACTTCTCAGCCtacataattgcatgagccaattccttaaaatctccctcctttctatttctatttctctttcccttcctccttccctccctccctctctccctctcttccttccttccttccttccttccttccttccttccttccttccttcctttttctttcttctttctccttcctctcatcCGTCCACCTCCTATTGATTTTGTACCTCTACAGAACCCGGAGTAAtacagctatttatttattttttatgtattgaaattatgaaatattttaagcatacagAAAAGAGGCATCCTGAACCTGTGATGGAAGGCACTGATGGCAGAGCATAGTTTCCTTGGTATTCTTGTCAACAATGTATAATCTCAACCTAATCATTAGAAAGTATCTGACAAACTCCAATTGTGGGACATTTGACAAAGTAACTGACAAGTGTCAAGTCAAGAAAGGCAAGGAAAGACTGAAGTACTGTCACAGACTGCAAGAGACTAAGGAGAAGTAACCGCCAAATGCAATGTGTGATTCTAGATAGGATTATAGAATAAAAAAGGACACTAGTGGAAAAACGGGACATTCCAATACCATCTTTGTTTTAGTTAATCATGTTGTATCCAAGTTAATATCCTGGTCTGATCATTGTACTATGGTtgtgtaagatgttaacattgcGGTGTAAGCTGAGAAGTATATGGATACTCTGTACTGTGTTTGCAACTTCTCTGCAAGTCTAAAATTAGgtcacaataaaaagttaaaggaagggctgggcacggtggctcaatcctgtaatcccagcactttgggaggctgaggtgggtggatcacctgaggtcaggagttcaagattagcctggccaacatggtgaaaccccttctctactaaaaatacagaaaattagccaggcatggtggcagatgcctgtaatcccagctactcaggaggctgaggcaggagaatcatttgaacccaggaggtggaggttgcagtgagctgagatcacaccactgcactccagcctgggcaacaagagtgaaactccacctcaaaaaaaaaaaaaaaaaagttaaaagaatacaTTAACATATAGAAAATGACATGACAAATGCCTTTGTACTTAAATCTCAGTTCAAGTCTTAGCATTTTGCCATAtttaattcattatatatttaaaaataaaatacagataaaactTAAGcccccttttatttctttcctgaaCCCCTTCTTTTCTTGCTTCCCTTATGAGCATTGTTCTGAATTTGATGTTAATCTTATGCATGTTTAAATGCTGTTTTACATATTAGGATATTGTTTTACCTTTGAGGACAAAAACTTaagtaaatttgaaataatatttagtATTATATACTAGTATATACTTAGTACATAATactactaaactgtacacttagaaatgattaaaatggtattttttcttttattaaagtgatttttaattgacatttatatgtttatggggtacaacatgatatttggatATGCATATTGTGTAATGGTCATATCAAGCTAATTACCATAGCcatcatttgaaatatttatcttttctgtggtgagaacatttgaaatcatcttttttagccatttttaagtatacagtacattattattaactgtcaTTGCCTTGCTATGCAATAGAGCACCAGACTTATTCCtcttgtctaactgaaactttgtacctgttgacagatatcttccctttccctcttttctcccaaaaatggtaaattttatatgtattttaccagtAAAAacaattaagggaaaaaaaagaaccaagtaaATGGGCTTCAAGTGATGCTCTTCAGAAACAAGGACATTGCCTTATTTCAGTTGCTTATTTTGCTTTATGAGAATTATTGTGACAAGGACTTCCTTCTTCCAAACCAAATTCTTAgctgaaatatttataatgtttgtTTTCGGGGGCAGGGAGAGGATGGGTATGATTTCCTATGCTCTGTTTGTATGTTCATTCCCAGACACAACCTTATCAAGGCTCATGTACTTAATTAAAGTGGGGGGCAGATGGTGAAAACAGAGTGTGTTGGTGTACACAAGGTTAAACCGCATCATACCGCTGCCAAAGGCTACACACTCTGCTTGGTGCTTTCCTGTGGTTGGTAGTTTCGTTTTATGACAGCCTCTGAGTTGTGTATTTTCATTCTAATATTAAGTTGTGCAATTCAGAGGTCCTAGATTCGCCTCCAGAGTCCAGAGACTCCCTGCAGTATGCTGCCGCTTTTGAGAACTGACCTCCGCTGAGTTGTTCATGCATCATGAGTTGACATAGTCCACCGGGCTAACAGAGGGGAGCTACAGGTTCCCTCTCCCACAGCTTTACCATCTAGCTTGGCCATGAATGCAACTTACAGACTGAATTCTGCTGTACATGTAACATTTAATGGCCAGCAGGCACAAAAACATCACAGAACCTTGTTCTGTAAGCTCCAAAACTGTGCTGTCCAACAGGGTGGACACTAGCCACATGCGGCTactaaaatttaaatggaattaaacaaaaattgGTTCTTCAGTcacattagccacatttcaagtggtTGGTGACCACCTGTACTAGTGGCTACCTTATTAGTCAGGTGAACAAAACATTTATGTCATCTCAGAAAGTCCTGATGGACAGAGCTGCTCTAGACAGTCCCTGTGCTCTGTCCTTTGGTGGATCTGGAGAACACTGAACAAAAAGTTTCATTAGCAGCAGATGGGACAGTATTCTAGCATCAGGATTGGGCTAACTTTCTTGACAGCATCAGGTGACCAAATTTCCTCCAAAGCATTTAGAAACAGGACTATCAGATTCCAGGCCCTGCATCCTGCCACTTCTA carries:
- the C10H12orf71 gene encoding uncharacterized protein C12orf71 homolog, giving the protein MAYSSSNSDIEDYSSKSSSNLSLSVGYFPCEDTPCEDTTSCEDATSKGPSIHFLPPIQGAWGTERIRRCMKRQDQIQDELEQFCKLSIFLAWDVDVSSDNTDSIANRLLNGDNQWIDELPKERKSLSVSKLNNLVQEFQTFLENLKDNEDDDAMFPEMTQKDFQLSGGSPPEVVQMISQATASERTSTLEISSILSEQPEKDDTPSHTQAQCCLNLGWAFSWLSQRILSPLLRRDHPVKATKSPHRPAPRKRLFHRGKRIQPQETLELGHPIETDF